The DNA sequence CGCGGCACCGTCTCCTTGGATGACTCTTTAACAGAGCTTATCGACGCCCTCCCTCCCGCAGCTCCCTTCGACATCGTCGGCCATTCCCTCGGCGCCCTCCTGGGGCTGCGGATTGCGCACCGCTTCCCCGGCAAGGTCCGCACGTTGGTCGGCCTGGGCGCCACGTTCCGTGGCTTACCCAACCCGCCCAACCAGCTCTTTTCCCTCAGCGCCCGTGCCTTCCTGGGCCGCGGCGCCACCGAGTTGATGCGCCCCATCGAGGCCACCGAACCAGCCGGTACTCGCGTCGTCTCCATCATCTCCGACCGCGACCACTACGTCCCCCGCTCCTCCAGCGAACTCGGCGAGATCATCAACGTCCACGGCATCCGCCACGAATACCTCCCCGGCCTCGCCGACGAGACCATCCAGGCCCTGCGATGGACCCCATAGAACACACCGCCCGCGTCGACGGCGTGGAGTACCACTTCGCCTGGCCCGCCGACCGCACGCTTCTCGACGCCCTCCTCGACCACGCCATCCCCGCCTACTACTCCTGCATGGAAGGTCACTGCGGCACCTGCCAATGCACCCTCACCGGCGGCGCATCAACCATGGACAACAACGAGGTCCTCTCCCCCTACGAGATCAAGCACGAAGACCAAACTCTCGCCTGCCAAACCCGGCGGAAGGACGACGGGCCCTACCGGGTGGAGTTTGAGTGACCAATGTGGGTTACCCGAGGATGTCGCGGCGGGATAGCACCCAGGCGGTGATGCCAACGAGAACTATCGACAGACCCCACAAGAGCGCGAGCCCACCCCAGTCGAAGCCCTCTGCGAGCGGGTCGCGGCCAAACGCCCAGTAATAAGGAGAGAAGATGGTTAACCAATCCAGGTTGTCACTCGTGCCGCCGACTGTGTTGAGACCGTAGCCGACCACCGCGATGCCTGCTCCGGCACCGATGGCCCAGGAGCGACGCCCCGTCATCGCCCCGAATGCCAGAGCGGCGAGCCCCGACACGAGACCGAGGGAGACCCAGGCAAGGGTGGTAGCCAGGAGGTTTGCTCCGGACAGATCGAGTTCGGCCGGGGTATTGAGCACGAAGATCAGCAGGAATGCCACGGCACCGAGAGCGAGCATTTTGACGATGAGCGCGGCTGCGCTTTCGAGCGCGTACTGCGTGCGCCCGACGGCATGGGCAAGAGTGAGCTCGAGCCTCCCGGATTCCTCGGTACCCGCGATGAATGCTGAGCCCCAAGAGATACTGGCGATCGCCGCAAGCACGAACCCGAGCAAGCCGAAGAACGCCGCTTGGGTATAGCCAGCGCCGCTGGCGATCTGATCGAACCCAAGTGCGTTGACCAGTTCGGACGGGAGGCCGTCAATCAACTGCGCGAGATCTGGAGACTGCAACGAGGGGAACAACGGCAGATACAGGCCGATCACCACCGCGATGCCGACCGACCATCCAAGTTGCCCGCGCCAGCCGTCCACCAGGTGCCGGGAGAAGATCGGAGCTGCCGCTTTGGAAACGCGAGTGTTCATTGTTGTAGTCATGGGGTGCCGTCCTTTCGTGTGTAGAGATCGAGGATCGACTCTTCGAGGTCTGGTTCTTCGATCGTGAGGTCACGCACAGTGAACTGCGCAAGAGCTTTCACCACCGGATCGGCTTCGCCTCGGAGGGTGGCCGTGATCCGCACTAAACCACCCGAAGCAGTCGGTTCCGTGACGAGGTCATCCACTGTTGGCACGGCCGACAGCGTAGCCCTCACCGTGTCGGTGGTGGCTTCAGCAAGCACGGCGCGCAGGTGGGAAACGCTGGAGAGCCGCAGCGACGACACGTCGCCGTGGGCCACAATCTTGCCCCCGGCGAGCACCGCCACGTCATCGGCCGTGTGCTGAATCTCCGTCAGGATGTGCGAACTGAGCAGAACCGATTGGCCCGCCTCGCGTGCCTCCCGCACCATCGCCAGGAATTCCCGTTGGATCAGAGGGTCCAGGCCACTGGTCGGCTCGTCGAGGATCAACAACTCGGGACGGTGCATGAAGGCTTGGATCAGCCCCAGCTTCTGCCGGTTCCCCTTCGACAACGCACGCACTGGCCGGTTGAGATCAAGATCCAGCCGTTCAGCCAGCGATTCGATCATGCCCGGCTCGACCGGGCCGCTGATCTGAGCCAGATGGCGCAAGAGGGTGCCGCCCTGGATGCGTTCGGCCAGCTTCAACTCACCAGGCAGGTAGCCGATCCGACGCCGCAGCGCCGTACCCGAACTCCGCGGTGCGCGACCGAGGACCAACAATTCGCCAGCGGTAGGACGGATGATGTCTACCAGCATCCGCAACACCGTCGTCTTGCCCGCACCATTCGGGCCAATCAACCCGAACACCGAGCCTTGGTCGACGCGCAGGCTGATTCCATCGACGGCGAGATGCTTTCCGTATTTCTTCTGCAACTCTCGTGTCTCAATAACAGCGCTCATGTCTGAGATCCCTTTCCTTCGTCAGGTACGGCCTCGCTCTGTCCGGCGAGGGCATTTCGAGCCGCCGTCAGCAGCTCCGAGTTGGCATAGAGACCCTCGGTGAAGATCTCGAGTGTCGGGAGCGTGAGCCGTGCCGCGCCCTCAGCGGAGAAGGGGTCAGCCCCCAAGGCCTGTGCGAAGCGATCGCGGACGAGGAACTGCGAAATTCCAAACACGGTCACCAGCATCGCGGTCGCCTCAGGGTCAGACGCAGGCATGATCGACCCAGTCTCACGCCCAAGGGCCAGGTTCCGCTCCGTGCTCGCCACTAGTCGGGTAAACAGTTCGTCACCGGCCTTACCCGGTTCGACCAGTAGACGCGCAAGGTAGCTAAACTTCGGCCCCGCGCTCGTCGCTTCGGCCAGTAGCGCCTGCACCAAGTCCGCGGAGGGAGTCTCCGCTGAGGCGAATCGCTCATCAATCAGCTTCGCGATCACATACTCGTCGCAGACGCGCCGCAACTCATCCTTCGACCCGAAGTGGTGGATCACCAGACCAGGGCTAACCCCGGCGGATTCCGCGATCGCCTTCACGCTCGTCTTGTGGAACCCCCGTTCCGCGAACAACTCGATCGCCGCGTCTCGGATCCGGGCGCGCCCCGTCAAATCGGAGGGCTCAGATACTGAATGCATAGTTAGTAGACTAAACGGCCATTCAGCTCCTAGTCAAGACCTCGTCCCGCCTCCTGGTTCAATACCGAAATACTTGCAACCGTGCACACTTCTCGTCATGGGCGAATGCCGTGTGATATCACCACGTCGAGGTCACTCCCGTTGAGCCCTGCAGAACGGTTGAAGGAGCCCTTTCCGGAGCGTGAAATCACCCGAGGCGTCACCGAGCAAACGCCCAAAGGAGGGCAAGTTTGCGGAACCGCCCGTAACCGTCGCTGGCCATCCCTATTGTTATATTCATGGACCTCACTCCCCGCCTTCACCCCAATCCCGAGCTTGCGGAGGGCGAAGCCCGCCCGACGATTCTCAACGCTTACTTCGGTCGATTCGGTGGCCAGTTCGTACCGCCCATGCTGCTGCCAGTTCTCGACGAGCTGGAACGCGCCTACGCCGTAGCTCTGGAGGATCCCCAGTTCCACGCCGAGTTGGACAAGCTGTACCGCTCCTATCTCGGCCGGCCCACTCCGATCACGGAGCTGGTCAACTTGCCGCGGGAGGGGAAGGCCCAGATCTTCCTCAAGCGTGAGGATCTTGTTCACGGTGGCGCCCACAAGGGTAACCAGGTGATGGCGCAGGCCTTGCTGGCTAAGCGCCTGGGTAAGACTCGACTCATCGCGGAGACCGGCGCTGGCCAGCACGGCACCGCCACGGCGATGGCGGCCGCCCGCTTTGGCATGAGCTGCACCATCTACATGGGCGCCCGCGACATCGCCCGCCAAACCGCCAACGTCTACCGCATGCGCCTCATGGGCGCGGAGGTCGTCGCCGTCAATGAAGACGGAGGCAATGGGCTGCAAAATGCTGTCGACGTCGCCCTCATGGACTGGGTGGAGTCCTACGACACCACCCACTACCTGCTGGGAACTGCTGCCGGTCCGCACCCCTTCCCCAGCTTGGTCAAGGAGTACCACCGGATCATCTCCAAGGAATCCCGCGCCCAGATCCAGGAGGAGACGGGCAGGCTTCCCGACGCCGTCATCGCCGCGGTCGGCGGCGGCTCCAATGCCATCGGCGCCTTCGCGGAGTACTACGACGATAAGGACGTCCAGCTCATTGGCGTCGAGCCCGCCGGCGAGGGACTCGATACCGGCAAGCACGGCGCCCCGCTGGAACGGGGTCGCGAAGGCATCCTCCACGGCTCGCGGTCGTATGTCATGCTCGGCGAGGGCGACGAGGACGTGCTCAACTCCCATTCCATTTCCGCTGGTCTGGATTACCCGGGCGTGGGCCCGGAACACGCGTGGTTGCTGGAGACCGGCCGGGCACAGTACGTCGGGGCTACCGATGCCGAGGCTCTCCAGGCCTTCCGGCTGCTCACTCGCTACGAGGGCATCATTCCGGCTCTTGAGTCTTCGCATGCTCTAGCGCACGCACTCAAGCTGGCCGAAGGCTCGACCGAGGAAAAGATCTACTTGGTCAATCTCTCCGGGCGAGGCGATAAGGACCTCAACTACGTGCGCCGACTGTTGGGTGACGCCGCAGATGAGGATCCGATGGTCCACCGCGTTGATGCTCCCAACGTCGCCGGTGCCATCGCTGACTTGGAGGCGGAACTAGAAGCCGAGCAGGGTTAGTCCGCCATCCGCGGCAGCCGAACGATGAACTCGCTGCCCTCGCCGGGAACAGAGCTCACGGAAATGGTGCCGCGGTGGGCTTCGACGAGGGATTTGGTGATGGCCAGGCCGAGGCCGGAGCCGCCGGAGGCTCGGGAGCGGGAGGCGTCTTCGCGGTAGAAGCGTTCGAAGATGTGGCTGGCGACGTCTGGGGGCATGCCGCGGCCGTCGTCACGCACGCTGACTAAGACGTCGTTCCCGTCGAGGGAGAGCTCGATGGAGACTGCGGCGGATTCGCCGCCGTGGATGAGCCCGTTGGAGACGAGGTTGAGTAGGACTTGGTGGAGGCGGGCGGCGTCGCCTTCGACGATGGGGATGGAGGAGGTGGAGTTGATGACGGCGACGGAGCGGCCGGGGAAGGCGGCGCGCGCGGAGCTGGCAACGGCGAGGGAGGTTTCCAGCAGGTCAACCTTGGCGCGTTCTAAACGGGCACCTTCGGCTCGAGTGAGGGCGAGCAGGTCTTCGACGAGCAGGCTCATGCGTTGGGATTCGGCGTCGATTTTGCGGAAGACCAGGTCCACGTTATCGGTGGCGCCGGAGCGGTAGAGCTCGGTGTAGCCACGCACGGAGGTCAGCGGGGTGCGCAGTTCGTGGGAGGCGTCGCCGACAAAGCGACGCATTTGGGCTTCCTTTTCTTGCGCCGATTCGATGGAGTCTTGGAGTTGGCCGAGCATGATGTTGAGCGCGTAGGCGAGTTGGCCGACTTCGGTGCCGCGGGGCCATTGGGGGACGCGTCGGTCGAGGTCGCCGTCGGCGATGGCTTTCGCGGTGCGTTCGACTTCGCGCAGGGGTGCCATGGCTTGGCGGATGAAGTAGTAGCCCAGGAGCGCGAGGATCGCGAGGACGAGCAGGCTGATGACGGCTTGGACCATCGCCAGGCCAAGCAGGAGGGTGTGCTCGCCTTCCAAGGTGCGGGCGACGACTGTGGTCACGCCGTTTTCTCGGAAGGAGATGGCGCGGAAGCTCTCGTTGCTGGAGGAGTGGATCGTCCGCGGCGGCCCTTCCACTTCCAGGCCGGTCAGGTCGAGGCTGGGTCCGGGGTCGTTGAAGATGACGCTGGAGCCGTCATCGAAAAGCTTGAGCACCACGTAGTCCGACGGCGGGCGCGGGCCTCGGTCGGCGTTGAAGATGCCTTCGTTCCGAGCCCAGCCGCTGGCGGAGTTGATGAGTTCGTCGTCGACCTGGGCGTAGGTGACCTCGCGCATGATGGAGGAGACCGCCACCGAGCTGCCCGCCAGGCCTAGACCGGAGATGAGGACAATGATGATGACGAGCCAGGTCCGCAGGGGCAGATCGCGGTGGCCGAGGCGGAAGTTCCAGGTCGTCGATTCTGCTGTGAGGTCGCCGCGCCCGTAATCGGTTCCGGTTTCTGAGGCCGGGTAGGGCGGGATAGTCACTGGCGTGGTGTCCGCAGGACGTACCCGACTCCTCGGACGGTCTGGATAAGCGGGACGTCGCCGGTATCAACTTTGCGGCGCAGGTAGGAGATGTAGGATTCGACGACGTTGCCGTCGCCGCCGAAGTCGTAGTGCCAGACGTTGTCGAGGATCTTCGACTTGGACAGCACAACCTCGGCGTTGAGCAGCAGGTAGCGCAGGAGGTTGAATTCGGTGGGTGAGAGCTCGACGACCTTGCCGGCCTTGATCACCTCGTGGGTCTCATTGTTGAGGGTGAGGTCGGCGTAGCTGATCGTGGCGTCGTCGCTGGCGTTGTCCACGAGGTGGCCGCGGCGGAGGATAACCCGCAGGCGGGTGATCACCTCCTCGAGGGAAAACGGCTTGGTCACGTAGTCATCCGCGCCGATGGTGAGGCCGTGGATCCGGTTTTCTACCGCGTCCTTGGCGGTGAGGTAGAGCACCGGACCATCGAGGCCTTCAGAACGGAGCTTGCCCAGCAGCTCAAAGCCGTCCATGCCGGGCATCATCACATCGAGGATGTAGGCATCGGGGTTGAACTCCCGGGCAATGCGGAGGGCTTCGGTCCCAGAGCTGGCGGTGCGCACTTCGAAGCCTTGGAATTTCAGGCTTACGGTGAGCAGCTCAACGATGTTGGGTTCGTCATCAACGACGAGGACCTTCACTTCGGGCTGGATTTCGTTCATGTTCTCCATTGTCCATCACTTTCACAGTCGATGCCTCGATTGAACTCGATGGCTCTTCGACTGCCCTGGGTGAACTCTGGGAATTAGCTGACTACCATTCGACGGACGCCAGGTCGACGCCCTCCTTCTCCGCTTGGGCCTCCACCAGTGCCAACAGGTAATCCGCATGACCCTGATAGGTCTCGTTGAAGCGCTCGTCACAGGTGTACATCCGCGCCAGGAGCACCTGCTTCGCCGGCGTCATGTCGTACCATTGCGCGATGCTGGCCCGATGCTTATCGACGATCGCGGTCGCCTCCGCCGTTCCCGGCGCGACGCCGCGCGCTGCGGCGTCGGCAAGCATCGCGACAAACGCGTCTTGCTCCTCTTTAACGGCCACCCAGTCCTCACGGGTCATGTCCGCCTGCTTGGCTTGGGCCTGCTCCCACTCCGGGGTGTTACCCCAGCGCTCCTCGGCTTCCTGCTGGTAGCCGGGCCACTCCTTGCCGAACAGCTCGATCTTTTCTTCCATGCTCATGGTGTCTCCTCCTTCGAGAAGGTTGTCCACTGCCCGGACCATCCGGTGCAGGTGACCGATTTTCTCCACGAGGACCACGCGCTGACGGTGCAGCTTCTCGGCTGCGGTGCCGGGGACGTCGATAAGCTCGGCGATCTCCTTGAGTGGCAGGCCCGCCTCGCGGTAGACGAGGATCTGCAGGGCCCGATCGAGGTCCTCGTCGGTGTAGAGCCGGTGGTCGGCGCTAGTGCGCCAGCCGGGGACTAACAACCCGATGTGGTCCCAATGCCGCAGCGTGCGGGTGGTGATGTTGAGGATGTCAGCGGCGTCGCTGATGTGATAATCGGTCACAAGAAACACTCTGCTCGTTGACGTCGCGTCAAGCGCAACCCCTAGTTTTTCCCGCGGGCCGCGACGACCCATCGGCTGCCGTCGGAGACCTCGACCTCGTCGACGAGGTTGAGCACGGGGCAGACATGGTTGGGAATGACGTCGACCTCCTCGCCGATTGCTGGGAGAGGCTCGCCGGGCGGCCAGGCGACGGTGCCGTGGTGTTCGGACACGGCCGTCACCCGCGCATCGGGCACGCCCATGATCCGGCCGAACCCGCTGGCCCAGGCTGGGCGATCAGAGCCCAGAATCTTGGAACCGGCGTCGAGGATGACCTGGTGGAGGTCCACCCGGCGCGAGACCACCGTTGCCCGGACGGTCAGCGCAATGTCCTCCCACCCGCAGGTGCCAAGTTCGAGCTGCTGGGCATCGTTGAACACGTAGACGCCGGGGCGCAGCTCGGTGAGCACTGTTGCATCCGCCGCGCGGGCGGAGGGAGTAGATCCACCGGAGAGGATCAGGTCGCGGATGCCCAGATCTCGCAGGATTTCGCCCGCTTGGCTTAGGGCCGCGGCTTCGTCCGAGGCAGCCGTTTGTCCCGGTTGGTAGGAATGCCCGGGAAAGGTGAAGGCACCACGCACCTCCAGGCCGAGGTCAAGAATCTGGCGGGCCAGCGCATCGACCTCCTCCACGGGGACGCCGGAGCGGTGGTGACCGGAATCGACTTCGATGAGAAGGGGAACGGGGGCGTCGATAAGCGAGAGGCGGGAAGCCGCCTCGATGGAGTCGCAGCCGACGGTGAGCGAGACTCGCCTGGACAGGGCGGCGAGGCGATCGTCGGCCCACAGGGGATAGGCGATGAAGATGTCGTCGGTGACGTCGGCGAAGACTTCGGCCTCGCCGACCGTGGCCACCGTCAGTCCGCGCGCCCCAGCCGCCAGTTGCAAGCGGGCGATCTCGGGGATCTTGTGCGTTTTCACGTGCGGGCGCAGCGGGATCTCCGAGGCCGCCATGCTCGCGATGTTCGCGCGCAGGCGGTCGAGGTCGATGCGGACGACGGGGGTCACGGGGCTAGTAGCGTTCGATGGTCGCGGCCGCGCCGATGTTGCGGAGGTTGGCGCGCGCGAGATCGACCATGCGGCCGACGCCACCGCCGAAGACAGTGCGGGTGGCTGCGCGGGAGAAGCCGATGAGCATCTCCCACGTGATGTTCGGCGGGATCGACAGCGCGTTGGCATCGGTGACGATATCGATGAGCACCGGGCCAGGCTCCGCCAGCGCCGCCTGGAGCTGCTTGCGCATCTTCTTCGGATCCTCAATGCGCACGGACTTGATCCCCATGGCGGCGGCGATATCGGCGTAGTTGACGTGCTCGTGGTCGGTGCCGAACTCGGGCATGCCGGCGACGAGCATTTCCAGCTTGACCATGCCGAGGGAGGAGTTGTTGAACACGATCGTCTTGATCGGCAGGTCATGGAGCTTGACGGTGAGCAGCTCGCCGAGGAGCATGGCCAGGCCGCCGTCGCCGGAGAACGTGACCACCTGGCGGTCGCGGTCGGCGAACTGGGCGCCGATGGCCTGCGGGAGGGCGTTGGCCATCGTTCCGTGGCGGAAAGAGCCAACTTCTTCTCGACGCCCATTCGGCGTCAGGTAGCGCGCCGCCCACACGTTGCACATGCCTGTGTCGACGGTGAAGATGGCGTCTTCGTCCGCCAGCTCATCGATGAGCGAGGCGGCGAACTCGGGGTGGATGGGCTTGTGCTTTTCGGCGTTGGAGCCATAAGCATCGATGACGCCGCCGAGGATCTTGGCGTGGTTGCGCAGCTGCTTGTCCAGGAACTCTCGGCCCTTTTCCTCCACGTGCGGCAGGATGTTTTCGATCGTGGCGGCGACATCACCCACCACGGGGTACTTGATGGTGGTGCGGCGGCCGATGTGGGACGCATCAATATCAACCTGGGCGACGTTCTTGGACGGCAGGAAATCCGAGTAGGGGAAGTCGGTGCCCAGCAGAATGAGCAGATCAGCCTCGTGGGTGGCGTCGTAGCAGGCGCCGTACCCCAGCAGGCCGGACATGCCGACGTCGAAGGGGTTGTCGTACTGGATGTACATCTTGCCGCCGAAGGCATGTCCAATGGGGGACTTAATCTTCTCCGCCAGGGCGA is a window from the Corynebacterium testudinoris genome containing:
- a CDS encoding esterase/lipase family protein; translation: MPDFPEFPGTPVVLVHGLMGSPGNFERTARALIARRIPVVAPAYGRRGTVSLDDSLTELIDALPPAAPFDIVGHSLGALLGLRIAHRFPGKVRTLVGLGATFRGLPNPPNQLFSLSARAFLGRGATELMRPIEATEPAGTRVVSIISDRDHYVPRSSSELGEIINVHGIRHEYLPGLADETIQALRWTP
- a CDS encoding 2Fe-2S iron-sulfur cluster-binding protein; its protein translation is MDPIEHTARVDGVEYHFAWPADRTLLDALLDHAIPAYYSCMEGHCGTCQCTLTGGASTMDNNEVLSPYEIKHEDQTLACQTRRKDDGPYRVEFE
- a CDS encoding ABC transporter permease subunit, with the translated sequence MTTTMNTRVSKAAAPIFSRHLVDGWRGQLGWSVGIAVVIGLYLPLFPSLQSPDLAQLIDGLPSELVNALGFDQIASGAGYTQAAFFGLLGFVLAAIASISWGSAFIAGTEESGRLELTLAHAVGRTQYALESAAALIVKMLALGAVAFLLIFVLNTPAELDLSGANLLATTLAWVSLGLVSGLAALAFGAMTGRRSWAIGAGAGIAVVGYGLNTVGGTSDNLDWLTIFSPYYWAFGRDPLAEGFDWGGLALLWGLSIVLVGITAWVLSRRDILG
- a CDS encoding ABC transporter ATP-binding protein, with protein sequence MSAVIETRELQKKYGKHLAVDGISLRVDQGSVFGLIGPNGAGKTTVLRMLVDIIRPTAGELLVLGRAPRSSGTALRRRIGYLPGELKLAERIQGGTLLRHLAQISGPVEPGMIESLAERLDLDLNRPVRALSKGNRQKLGLIQAFMHRPELLILDEPTSGLDPLIQREFLAMVREAREAGQSVLLSSHILTEIQHTADDVAVLAGGKIVAHGDVSSLRLSSVSHLRAVLAEATTDTVRATLSAVPTVDDLVTEPTASGGLVRITATLRGEADPVVKALAQFTVRDLTIEEPDLEESILDLYTRKDGTP
- a CDS encoding TetR/AcrR family transcriptional regulator, with translation MHSVSEPSDLTGRARIRDAAIELFAERGFHKTSVKAIAESAGVSPGLVIHHFGSKDELRRVCDEYVIAKLIDERFASAETPSADLVQALLAEATSAGPKFSYLARLLVEPGKAGDELFTRLVASTERNLALGRETGSIMPASDPEATAMLVTVFGISQFLVRDRFAQALGADPFSAEGAARLTLPTLEIFTEGLYANSELLTAARNALAGQSEAVPDEGKGSQT
- the trpB gene encoding tryptophan synthase subunit beta, with translation MDLTPRLHPNPELAEGEARPTILNAYFGRFGGQFVPPMLLPVLDELERAYAVALEDPQFHAELDKLYRSYLGRPTPITELVNLPREGKAQIFLKREDLVHGGAHKGNQVMAQALLAKRLGKTRLIAETGAGQHGTATAMAAARFGMSCTIYMGARDIARQTANVYRMRLMGAEVVAVNEDGGNGLQNAVDVALMDWVESYDTTHYLLGTAAGPHPFPSLVKEYHRIISKESRAQIQEETGRLPDAVIAAVGGGSNAIGAFAEYYDDKDVQLIGVEPAGEGLDTGKHGAPLERGREGILHGSRSYVMLGEGDEDVLNSHSISAGLDYPGVGPEHAWLLETGRAQYVGATDAEALQAFRLLTRYEGIIPALESSHALAHALKLAEGSTEEKIYLVNLSGRGDKDLNYVRRLLGDAADEDPMVHRVDAPNVAGAIADLEAELEAEQG
- a CDS encoding sensor histidine kinase; translation: MPLRTWLVIIIVLISGLGLAGSSVAVSSIMREVTYAQVDDELINSASGWARNEGIFNADRGPRPPSDYVVLKLFDDGSSVIFNDPGPSLDLTGLEVEGPPRTIHSSSNESFRAISFRENGVTTVVARTLEGEHTLLLGLAMVQAVISLLVLAILALLGYYFIRQAMAPLREVERTAKAIADGDLDRRVPQWPRGTEVGQLAYALNIMLGQLQDSIESAQEKEAQMRRFVGDASHELRTPLTSVRGYTELYRSGATDNVDLVFRKIDAESQRMSLLVEDLLALTRAEGARLERAKVDLLETSLAVASSARAAFPGRSVAVINSTSSIPIVEGDAARLHQVLLNLVSNGLIHGGESAAVSIELSLDGNDVLVSVRDDGRGMPPDVASHIFERFYREDASRSRASGGSGLGLAITKSLVEAHRGTISVSSVPGEGSEFIVRLPRMAD
- a CDS encoding response regulator transcription factor; the encoded protein is MENMNEIQPEVKVLVVDDEPNIVELLTVSLKFQGFEVRTASSGTEALRIAREFNPDAYILDVMMPGMDGFELLGKLRSEGLDGPVLYLTAKDAVENRIHGLTIGADDYVTKPFSLEEVITRLRVILRRGHLVDNASDDATISYADLTLNNETHEVIKAGKVVELSPTEFNLLRYLLLNAEVVLSKSKILDNVWHYDFGGDGNVVESYISYLRRKVDTGDVPLIQTVRGVGYVLRTPRQ
- a CDS encoding MerR family transcriptional regulator, producing MTDYHISDAADILNITTRTLRHWDHIGLLVPGWRTSADHRLYTDEDLDRALQILVYREAGLPLKEIAELIDVPGTAAEKLHRQRVVLVEKIGHLHRMVRAVDNLLEGGDTMSMEEKIELFGKEWPGYQQEAEERWGNTPEWEQAQAKQADMTREDWVAVKEEQDAFVAMLADAAARGVAPGTAEATAIVDKHRASIAQWYDMTPAKQVLLARMYTCDERFNETYQGHADYLLALVEAQAEKEGVDLASVEW
- a CDS encoding alanine racemase translates to MTPVVRIDLDRLRANIASMAASEIPLRPHVKTHKIPEIARLQLAAGARGLTVATVGEAEVFADVTDDIFIAYPLWADDRLAALSRRVSLTVGCDSIEAASRLSLIDAPVPLLIEVDSGHHRSGVPVEEVDALARQILDLGLEVRGAFTFPGHSYQPGQTAASDEAAALSQAGEILRDLGIRDLILSGGSTPSARAADATVLTELRPGVYVFNDAQQLELGTCGWEDIALTVRATVVSRRVDLHQVILDAGSKILGSDRPAWASGFGRIMGVPDARVTAVSEHHGTVAWPPGEPLPAIGEEVDVIPNHVCPVLNLVDEVEVSDGSRWVVAARGKN
- a CDS encoding pyruvate dehydrogenase, which translates into the protein MENTFARQLISTLEREGVQRIYGVVGDSLNPIVDAIRDSEIEWVHVRNEEAAAFAAGAESLITGKLAVCAGSCGPGNTHLIQGLYDSNRNGAKVLAIASHIPSNQIGSHFFQETHPEQIFQECSGYCEMVNSANQGARILHHAIQSTMAGKGVSVLVIPGDIAAAEAGDQMFLDSKIATGQPIVFPDPAEAAALVKAINEADSVALFCGAGVKNAREQVLALAEKIKSPIGHAFGGKMYIQYDNPFDVGMSGLLGYGACYDATHEADLLILLGTDFPYSDFLPSKNVAQVDIDASHIGRRTTIKYPVVGDVAATIENILPHVEEKGREFLDKQLRNHAKILGGVIDAYGSNAEKHKPIHPEFAASLIDELADEDAIFTVDTGMCNVWAARYLTPNGRREEVGSFRHGTMANALPQAIGAQFADRDRQVVTFSGDGGLAMLLGELLTVKLHDLPIKTIVFNNSSLGMVKLEMLVAGMPEFGTDHEHVNYADIAAAMGIKSVRIEDPKKMRKQLQAALAEPGPVLIDIVTDANALSIPPNITWEMLIGFSRAATRTVFGGGVGRMVDLARANLRNIGAAATIERY